A genomic stretch from Bradyrhizobium sp. 195 includes:
- a CDS encoding bifunctional metallophosphatase/5'-nucleotidase: MRYRSLLTALALASTLPASAQTVAPVELRILAINDFHGNLRPPPGGIRVGDPEDKARKVMVAAGGAEYMATLVKQLREGHKNTIFVAAGDLIGASPFLSAMFHDEPSIESLSMMGLAITSVGNHEFDEGKTELLRMQNGGCHPLDGCQGPHPFTGAKFRYLAASTIETATGNSVLPPYEIREFDGIPVAFIGLTLKETAGIVSPSGIAGLEFRDEAETVNALVPQLKARGVEAIVVLIHQGGEPAGDYNECPTITGPIVDIVKKFDRAVDVVVSGHTHRAYVCDIDGRLVTSGDKYGTLVTAIDLKLDPTTRDIVGARAENVIVANASLARDAEQTALIEAYDRLSAPIANRPAGSVTQTLSRVPNEAGESPLGDVIADAQLAATREAKDGSAVIALTNPGGIRTDIVPKENGAISFGDVFASQPFRNRLVTMTLTGSQLKDMLEQQWLDPKRPRILQVSNGFSYAWDAAKPFGERVIPEKMTLNARPIDPASGYRVTLNDYLAVGGDGFTVAKQGTAPQYGGYDADALFAFFRAHGPIGPLPPSRILRVN; encoded by the coding sequence ATGCGATACCGATCCCTCCTCACCGCCCTCGCCCTTGCCAGCACCCTCCCCGCCTCGGCCCAGACCGTCGCGCCAGTCGAGCTGCGCATCCTCGCGATCAACGATTTCCACGGCAATCTGCGCCCGCCGCCGGGTGGCATCCGCGTCGGGGATCCCGAGGATAAGGCCAGGAAGGTGATGGTGGCGGCCGGCGGCGCCGAATACATGGCGACGCTGGTCAAGCAGCTGCGCGAAGGACACAAGAACACGATCTTCGTCGCCGCCGGCGACCTGATCGGCGCGAGCCCGTTCCTGTCGGCGATGTTTCACGACGAGCCCTCGATCGAATCGCTCTCGATGATGGGGCTTGCGATCACGTCGGTCGGCAACCACGAATTCGACGAGGGCAAGACCGAGCTGCTCAGGATGCAGAACGGCGGCTGCCATCCCCTCGACGGCTGCCAGGGACCGCACCCCTTCACGGGCGCCAAATTCCGTTATCTCGCGGCATCCACCATCGAAACCGCGACGGGCAACAGCGTGCTGCCGCCCTACGAGATCAGGGAATTCGACGGCATCCCCGTCGCCTTCATCGGGCTGACCTTGAAGGAGACCGCGGGCATCGTCTCGCCGTCGGGCATCGCCGGGCTCGAATTCCGCGACGAAGCCGAGACGGTGAACGCGCTCGTGCCGCAGCTGAAGGCGCGGGGCGTCGAGGCGATCGTGGTGCTGATCCACCAGGGCGGCGAGCCCGCCGGCGACTACAATGAATGCCCGACTATCACGGGGCCGATCGTCGACATCGTCAAGAAATTCGACCGTGCCGTCGACGTCGTCGTCAGCGGCCACACCCATCGCGCCTATGTCTGCGACATCGACGGGCGGCTCGTCACCAGCGGCGACAAATACGGCACGCTGGTCACCGCGATCGACCTCAAGCTCGATCCCACAACGCGCGACATCGTCGGCGCCAGGGCCGAGAACGTCATCGTCGCCAATGCCTCGCTGGCGAGGGACGCGGAACAGACCGCGCTGATCGAGGCCTACGACAGGCTCTCAGCGCCGATCGCCAACCGGCCGGCCGGATCGGTGACGCAGACGCTGTCGCGCGTGCCGAACGAGGCCGGCGAAAGCCCGCTCGGCGACGTCATCGCGGACGCGCAGCTTGCCGCGACCAGGGAAGCCAAAGATGGGAGCGCTGTCATCGCGCTCACCAATCCCGGCGGCATCCGCACCGACATCGTCCCGAAGGAGAACGGCGCGATATCCTTCGGCGACGTTTTCGCCAGCCAGCCGTTCCGCAACCGCCTCGTCACGATGACGCTGACCGGCAGTCAGCTCAAGGACATGCTCGAGCAGCAATGGCTCGACCCAAAGCGGCCGCGCATCCTCCAGGTGTCGAACGGATTCAGCTATGCCTGGGATGCGGCGAAGCCATTCGGCGAGCGCGTGATCCCCGAGAAGATGACGCTCAACGCCAGGCCGATCGACCCTGCAAGCGGCTACCGCGTCACCCTCAACGATTACCTCGCCGTCGGCGGCGACGGTTTTACCGTCGCCAAACAAGGCACGGCGCCACAATATGGCGGCTACGACGCGGACGCGCTGTTTGCGTTCTTCCGGGCACACGGGCCGATCGGTCCGCTACCGCCGAGCCGCATCCTGCGCGTGAATTGA
- a CDS encoding DUF1254 domain-containing protein — translation MKFTRRNVTIGGMSLLASASMSTLSRADFGELLGIGEGFEDFALATDAYIFGYPLVTMEMTRRVMTNVAAPEGTRAPMGHIIKLRQYPNASFRDVTAPNADTLYTTAFFDVGKEPWVLSIPDMNGRYALFPMLDGWTTVFEVPGKRTTGTGAQTYAITGPGWKGTLPAGVKEYKSPTNIVWLLGRIYCTGTPEDYAAVHKLQDECKLVPLSAYGQSYTPPSGTVDPSIDMKTAVRDQVNRMDAVAYFTLLCKLMKDNPPTAADAPQLAKFARIGIVAGQDFDASKLKADFVKRVPEIANDRIMLQFKINKNMKDENGWGFTTATGVYGADYLMRALLTEIGLGANRPQDAVYPTSLKDAEDRKYNGANKYVMRFPKGQLPPAQGFWSVTMYDAKYFFVANPINRYSISARENLKSNPDGSTDIYIQKDSPEKDKESNWLPAPSGDFVLMMRLYWPSEKDPSIIDGSWKIPPVKKVEA, via the coding sequence ATGAAATTCACCCGTCGCAACGTAACGATTGGCGGCATGAGCCTGCTCGCCAGCGCTTCCATGAGCACGTTGAGCCGCGCCGACTTCGGCGAGCTCCTCGGCATCGGCGAAGGATTCGAAGACTTCGCGCTGGCCACCGACGCCTACATCTTCGGCTATCCGCTGGTGACGATGGAGATGACACGTAGGGTAATGACCAACGTTGCGGCGCCAGAGGGGACGCGAGCGCCGATGGGGCATATCATCAAGCTGCGTCAGTATCCCAACGCGTCATTCAGGGACGTGACAGCGCCCAATGCGGACACGCTTTACACCACGGCGTTCTTCGACGTGGGCAAGGAGCCCTGGGTATTGAGCATCCCCGACATGAATGGCCGTTACGCGCTGTTTCCGATGCTGGATGGCTGGACCACCGTATTCGAGGTGCCGGGCAAGCGGACCACCGGCACTGGCGCGCAGACCTACGCGATCACGGGGCCCGGATGGAAGGGCACGCTGCCGGCCGGCGTGAAGGAATACAAGTCACCGACCAACATCGTGTGGCTCCTCGGCCGCATTTATTGCACCGGCACGCCCGAAGACTACGCAGCTGTCCACAAGCTGCAGGACGAATGCAAGCTGGTGCCCTTGAGCGCTTATGGCCAATCCTACACGCCGCCGTCCGGCACGGTCGATCCGTCGATCGACATGAAGACGGCGGTGCGCGATCAAGTCAACCGCATGGACGCGGTGGCCTATTTCACGCTGCTGTGCAAGCTGATGAAGGACAATCCGCCCACCGCGGCAGATGCACCCCAGCTTGCCAAGTTCGCCAGGATCGGAATCGTGGCGGGGCAGGATTTCGACGCGAGCAAGCTCAAGGCGGATTTCGTCAAGCGCGTTCCGGAAATCGCCAACGACCGGATCATGCTGCAATTCAAGATCAACAAAAACATGAAGGACGAGAACGGCTGGGGCTTCACGACCGCGACAGGCGTCTACGGCGCCGACTACTTGATGCGGGCGCTTCTCACTGAGATCGGACTGGGCGCCAACCGTCCGCAAGATGCCGTGTATCCGACATCGCTGAAGGATGCCGAGGACCGGAAATACAACGGCGCCAACAAGTACGTTATGCGATTCCCTAAGGGACAGCTGCCGCCGGCACAAGGCTTCTGGTCGGTGACGATGTACGACGCCAAGTATTTCTTCGTGGCCAATCCAATCAACCGCTACTCGATCAGTGCCCGGGAGAATTTGAAATCAAATCCGGATGGCTCCACTGATATCTACATCCAGAAGGATTCGCCGGAGAAGGACAAGGAATCCAATTGGCTTCCGGCACCATCCGGCGATTTCGTCCTGATGATGCGGCTTTATTGGCCGAGCGAGAAAGACCCTTCGATCATCGACGGATCGTGGAAGATTCCGCCGGTCAAGAAAGTCGAAGCCTAA
- a CDS encoding exodeoxyribonuclease VII small subunit has protein sequence MAENTQIDVTRLTFERAIEELETIVKRLEDGKVPLEESVTIYERGEALKRRCEELLRQAEARVDKITTDASGQATGTAPLDVQ, from the coding sequence ATGGCCGAAAACACCCAAATCGACGTGACCAGGCTCACCTTCGAGCGCGCGATCGAGGAACTCGAGACGATCGTGAAGCGGCTCGAAGACGGCAAGGTGCCGCTCGAGGAATCCGTGACGATCTACGAGCGCGGCGAGGCGTTGAAGCGCCGCTGCGAGGAATTGCTGCGCCAGGCCGAGGCCCGCGTCGACAAGATCACCACCGATGCCAGCGGGCAGGCCACCGGCACTGCGCCGCTCGACGTGCAGTGA
- a CDS encoding DUF1214 domain-containing protein, translating into MGMRDKSGALLSGKRSYVVRVPADVPVDKFWSVIVYNQNTKSFIPNDLDQVGLDSYDKSKLKANADSSVNIYLGNSAPKGEEKNWLSLRRRRLLRHHALLWLGEVSIRQDVVNVGYRARCLAIERHS; encoded by the coding sequence ATGGGCATGAGGGACAAGTCCGGAGCGCTTCTATCGGGCAAACGCAGTTATGTTGTGCGCGTTCCTGCCGATGTGCCGGTCGACAAATTCTGGTCGGTCATCGTCTATAACCAGAACACCAAATCGTTCATTCCGAATGATCTCGACCAAGTGGGATTGGATAGCTATGACAAATCGAAGCTAAAAGCGAATGCGGATAGTTCAGTGAACATCTACCTCGGCAATTCTGCACCAAAAGGCGAGGAGAAGAATTGGCTTTCCCTCCGCCGGCGAAGACTTCTTCGTCATCATGCGCTATTATGGCTCGGGGAAGTCAGTATACGACAAGACGTGGTCAATGTCGGATATCGCGCGCGCTGCCTAGCGATTGAGCGCCACTCCTGA
- a CDS encoding SphA family protein — protein sequence MAMSATLSDAAYGDESGVSYWLPGRFSSLAATPAVPGWSMAEVYYHTTVSAFGAAAASREIQIGRFPAAVNLSLDLRLNAQADLVLLNPTYTFATPVLGGQLAVGMTGLFGRSAADLSGTLTTGFGPLATTRIGSIGDSVTSIGDLYPQVTLKWNKGVHNFMTYVTGDIPVGAYDPNRLANLGIGHGAVDGGGGYTYFNPQTGHEFSAVAGFTYNFKNPDTQYRSGIDFHLDWGASQFLSKQLFVGLVGYAYQQITDDSGQHPILGGFRSRVLGVGPQIGYLFPVGDMQGYLNLKGYGEFAAENRPAGWNTWLTFSLSPMAPASTVTPTRRIAKN from the coding sequence ATGGCGATGTCCGCGACGTTATCCGACGCCGCCTACGGCGACGAAAGCGGCGTTTCCTATTGGCTTCCCGGACGCTTCAGCAGTCTTGCCGCAACACCCGCGGTGCCGGGATGGTCCATGGCCGAGGTTTACTATCACACCACCGTATCGGCGTTCGGCGCCGCGGCTGCGTCAAGAGAAATTCAGATCGGCCGATTTCCGGCGGCCGTAAACCTCAGCCTGGATCTGCGTCTGAATGCGCAGGCCGATCTGGTGCTGCTCAATCCCACTTACACCTTTGCAACACCGGTGCTGGGCGGACAATTGGCTGTTGGCATGACCGGTCTGTTCGGGCGGTCGGCCGCCGATCTTAGCGGCACGCTGACGACGGGGTTCGGACCGTTGGCCACAACACGCATCGGAAGCATCGGCGACTCCGTCACCTCCATCGGCGACCTCTATCCGCAGGTGACGCTGAAATGGAACAAGGGCGTCCACAACTTCATGACCTACGTGACGGGCGACATTCCCGTCGGCGCCTACGATCCAAACCGCCTGGCCAATCTCGGCATCGGCCACGGCGCCGTCGATGGCGGCGGCGGGTACACCTATTTCAACCCGCAGACGGGACACGAGTTTTCGGCCGTCGCGGGCTTCACCTACAATTTCAAGAATCCGGACACGCAATACCGGAGCGGCATCGACTTCCATCTCGACTGGGGTGCGTCGCAGTTTCTCTCGAAGCAGCTCTTTGTCGGCCTCGTGGGATATGCGTATCAGCAGATCACCGACGATTCCGGACAGCACCCCATCCTGGGTGGTTTCCGGTCGCGTGTCCTCGGCGTCGGTCCGCAGATCGGATATTTGTTTCCGGTTGGCGACATGCAGGGCTATCTGAATTTGAAAGGATACGGCGAATTTGCTGCAGAAAACCGGCCAGCGGGCTGGAATACCTGGCTGACATTCTCGCTCTCACCGATGGCGCCTGCCAGCACCGTGACGCCAACACGACGGATCGCTAAGAACTAA
- a CDS encoding histone deacetylase family protein, giving the protein MSTLLLSHKACLDHVTPPGHPERPDRLRAVEEALSHERFQFLVRDQAPEGDLDLVTLCHNEHYVTELRHIAPSSGQVYIDGDTSMSPGTWEAVMRGVGGAVAATEAVMAGEHRNAFVAVRPPGHHAEIGKPMGFCFFDNVAIAARHAQRKYGITRAAIVDFDVHHGNGTQDIFWSDPTVMYCSTHQMPLFPGTGAKSERGDHDTIVNAPLASEDGGPEFRSAFENLILPQLEKFSPELVVISAGFDAHYRDPLASLNLRAEDYAWVTRKLMDLADKSAGGRVVSVLEGGYDLQGLKESVTAHVGALMGA; this is encoded by the coding sequence ATGAGCACGCTTCTCCTTTCCCACAAGGCCTGCCTCGACCATGTCACGCCGCCGGGACATCCTGAGAGGCCGGATCGTCTTCGCGCCGTGGAAGAAGCGCTGTCTCATGAGCGCTTCCAGTTTCTGGTGCGCGACCAGGCGCCGGAAGGCGATCTCGATCTCGTCACGCTGTGCCACAACGAGCATTACGTCACCGAGCTGCGCCACATCGCACCGTCCAGCGGACAGGTCTATATCGACGGCGACACCTCGATGTCGCCGGGCACGTGGGAGGCGGTGATGCGCGGCGTCGGCGGCGCGGTCGCGGCGACCGAAGCGGTGATGGCGGGCGAGCATCGCAACGCCTTCGTCGCGGTGCGCCCGCCCGGACATCACGCCGAGATCGGCAAGCCGATGGGCTTCTGCTTCTTCGACAATGTCGCCATCGCCGCGCGCCATGCACAGCGCAAATACGGCATCACGCGCGCGGCCATCGTCGATTTCGACGTGCATCACGGCAACGGCACGCAGGACATCTTCTGGTCGGACCCGACCGTGATGTACTGCTCGACGCACCAGATGCCGCTGTTTCCGGGCACGGGCGCGAAAAGCGAACGCGGCGATCACGACACCATCGTCAACGCGCCGCTCGCTTCCGAAGATGGCGGGCCGGAATTCCGTTCAGCGTTCGAGAATCTGATCCTGCCGCAACTCGAGAAATTCAGCCCCGAACTCGTGGTCATCTCCGCCGGCTTCGATGCGCATTATCGCGATCCGCTGGCTTCGCTGAATTTGCGCGCGGAGGATTATGCCTGGGTGACGCGCAAGCTGATGGATCTCGCGGACAAGTCCGCAGGCGGCCGCGTTGTTTCGGTGCTCGAGGGCGGCTATGACCTGCAAGGACTGAAAGAATCTGTTACGGCGCATGTCGGCGCCCTGATGGGTGCCTGA
- a CDS encoding DUF2721 domain-containing protein — protein sequence MLPDTPTVSQLSHVISQAAAPAFLLGALAAFIALLIARQNRIIDRTIYLNGIHDEDVIRSRLKADLPRLVRRAAMINRAIFWSIMGSISTSILIVVAFVSAFYGIQHERGVAILFIVAVAAFTVSLVDFAREVRIALSEFDHHG from the coding sequence ATGTTGCCAGACACTCCTACTGTCAGTCAGCTCTCGCATGTCATCTCGCAGGCGGCAGCCCCCGCGTTTCTTCTCGGTGCGTTGGCAGCGTTCATCGCCTTGCTGATAGCCCGCCAGAACAGGATCATCGACAGAACGATCTACCTGAACGGAATTCACGACGAAGACGTGATCAGGTCCCGGCTGAAAGCCGATCTGCCACGCCTGGTCCGGCGCGCAGCGATGATCAACCGCGCCATCTTCTGGTCGATAATGGGAAGCATCTCGACCAGCATTTTGATCGTTGTGGCGTTCGTAAGCGCGTTCTACGGAATTCAACACGAGCGCGGCGTTGCAATCCTTTTTATTGTCGCGGTCGCGGCGTTCACCGTATCGCTGGTTGATTTTGCGCGGGAGGTTCGAATTGCCCTCAGCGAATTCGACCATCACGGCTAA
- a CDS encoding MFS transporter, translating into MIAATRVDESSLHYRGWRVVLACFLMAFFMFGFGLYGQGVYLAELQRAHGWPGTVVSAASTFSFLLTSVLVIFTDDLLARIGLRSLILCGLVALGASTVLLALMQTPWQLYLAYGLMSVGWTGMGTVVIATVLNSWFERRRGLALSLAFNGATCGGIVLVPLLLSLSGSIGFRSAMLAATTAMMVLVLPVVVIFIGWPTGMSLASDGRSSGGAAAPGRSRRALLANAAFWTMVLPIAIALLAQMGFIIHQVTFLEPLIGRSAAGLAVTVMAAMAVVGRLSLGLFVDRLDPRLACAASMTSQAAALFVLLQSTNPTMLLLCCAVYGFSIGNMITFPPLIIQREIGASAFAAAMGLGTSISGIVSAFGPGIVGLVRSFTGNYTTAFAMCVVLDLVAAGIVLWRPGGRAKLAAS; encoded by the coding sequence ATGATTGCCGCAACCCGCGTCGACGAATCCTCGCTGCACTACCGCGGCTGGCGCGTCGTGCTGGCCTGCTTCCTGATGGCCTTCTTCATGTTCGGCTTCGGCCTGTACGGCCAGGGCGTCTATCTTGCCGAGCTGCAGCGCGCTCATGGCTGGCCGGGTACAGTGGTCTCCGCGGCCAGCACTTTCTCGTTCCTCCTGACCTCCGTGCTCGTCATCTTTACCGACGATCTGCTCGCCCGCATCGGGTTGCGCTCGCTGATCCTGTGCGGTCTGGTCGCGCTCGGCGCCTCGACGGTGCTGCTGGCGCTGATGCAGACGCCCTGGCAGCTCTATCTCGCCTATGGCCTGATGTCGGTCGGCTGGACCGGCATGGGCACCGTGGTGATCGCGACTGTGCTGAATTCCTGGTTCGAACGCCGGCGCGGGCTCGCGCTCAGCCTCGCGTTCAACGGCGCGACCTGCGGCGGCATCGTCCTCGTTCCGCTGCTGCTGTCGCTGTCGGGGAGCATCGGCTTTCGGTCTGCCATGCTGGCGGCCACGACGGCGATGATGGTGCTGGTGCTGCCGGTGGTCGTGATCTTCATCGGCTGGCCGACCGGGATGTCGCTGGCATCGGACGGGCGTTCCTCCGGCGGCGCGGCCGCACCGGGCCGATCCCGCAGGGCGCTGCTCGCCAACGCGGCGTTCTGGACCATGGTGTTGCCGATCGCCATCGCGCTGCTGGCGCAGATGGGATTCATCATCCACCAGGTGACGTTTCTCGAGCCGCTGATCGGCCGCTCCGCGGCAGGACTCGCGGTCACCGTCATGGCGGCGATGGCGGTGGTCGGCCGCCTCTCGCTCGGCCTGTTCGTCGACCGGCTCGATCCGCGGCTCGCCTGCGCGGCCTCGATGACGAGCCAGGCGGCGGCGCTGTTCGTTCTCCTGCAGAGCACGAACCCGACGATGCTGCTGCTGTGCTGTGCCGTCTACGGCTTCTCGATCGGCAACATGATCACATTCCCACCCTTGATCATCCAGCGCGAGATCGGCGCCAGCGCCTTCGCCGCCGCCATGGGGTTGGGCACGTCGATCAGCGGCATCGTCAGCGCCTTCGGTCCAGGCATCGTCGGGCTGGTACGGAGCTTCACCGGCAACTACACGACGGCGTTTGCGATGTGCGTGGTGCTGGATCTCGTCGCGGCGGGCATCGTGCTGTGGCGGCCGGGGGGAAGGGCGAAGCTCGCAGCGTCGTAG
- a CDS encoding acyl-CoA dehydrogenase, with protein MTYRAPINDMLLSLNHGAGLKAAVEAGHYGDFDADIAAAVLEEAGKFATDVLAPLNKVGDEHGIKLSDGKVTTAPGWPDAYKRWTEGGWNAVSGPEDFGGQGLPLAINAACTEIWSAANVAFGLCPLLTASAIEALEAHGSDELKRIYLEKLVSGEWTGTMQLTEPQAGSDVGALRTRAEKQADGTYRIKGTKIFITYGEHDMTDNIVHFVLARLPDAPSGTKGISLFLVPKFMVNADGSLGARNDIFASGVEHKLGMHASPTCTMTMGDHGGAIGFLIGEENQGMRCMFTMMNQARLGVGLEGVGVADRAYQQALSYAQERKQGRAVGSKGDGADAIFVHPDVKRMLMRMRAQTAAARTICYATAVAIDVSTRARDPKVRADAAARAALLTPMAKGYSTDIGNEVAYLGVQIHGGMGFIEETGAAQHYRDARITAIYEGTNGIQAIDLVTRKLAANGGAAVWALLEELAATIKQVEASNDPAFGTTGAKLREALEALMRTSKWLLERVASAPNDALAGATPYLQQFGATLGGCLLASEAVAAKADGNTDAARYVSLARFFAENITVQAPALERTVTESAESVAAADAVLLG; from the coding sequence ATGACCTACCGCGCGCCGATCAATGACATGCTGCTGTCGCTCAACCATGGCGCCGGCCTCAAGGCTGCCGTGGAAGCCGGTCATTACGGCGATTTCGACGCCGACATCGCCGCGGCCGTGCTGGAGGAAGCCGGCAAGTTCGCAACTGACGTGCTGGCCCCGCTCAACAAGGTCGGCGACGAGCACGGCATCAAGCTCAGCGACGGCAAGGTCACGACCGCGCCGGGCTGGCCGGACGCTTACAAGCGCTGGACCGAGGGCGGCTGGAACGCCGTGTCCGGCCCCGAAGATTTCGGCGGCCAGGGCCTGCCCCTCGCGATCAACGCCGCCTGCACCGAGATCTGGAGCGCCGCCAACGTCGCCTTCGGCCTCTGCCCGCTGCTGACGGCCTCGGCGATCGAGGCGCTGGAGGCACATGGCAGCGACGAGCTGAAGAGGATCTATCTCGAAAAGCTCGTCTCCGGCGAGTGGACCGGCACGATGCAGCTCACCGAGCCGCAGGCCGGCTCCGACGTCGGCGCGCTGCGCACCCGCGCCGAGAAGCAGGCCGACGGCACCTATCGCATCAAGGGGACGAAGATCTTCATCACCTATGGCGAGCACGACATGACAGACAACATCGTGCATTTCGTGCTGGCGCGCCTGCCCGATGCGCCCTCCGGCACCAAAGGGATCTCGCTGTTCCTGGTGCCGAAGTTCATGGTGAACGCCGACGGCTCGCTCGGCGCGCGCAACGACATCTTCGCCAGCGGCGTCGAGCACAAGCTCGGCATGCATGCTTCCCCAACCTGCACCATGACCATGGGCGATCATGGCGGCGCCATCGGCTTTTTGATCGGCGAAGAGAACCAGGGCATGCGCTGCATGTTCACGATGATGAACCAGGCCCGCCTCGGCGTCGGCCTGGAGGGCGTCGGCGTTGCCGACCGCGCCTATCAGCAGGCCTTGTCGTATGCCCAGGAGCGCAAGCAGGGCCGCGCCGTCGGCAGCAAGGGCGATGGTGCGGACGCGATCTTCGTTCATCCCGACGTCAAGCGCATGCTGATGCGGATGCGGGCGCAGACGGCCGCCGCGCGCACCATCTGCTATGCGACGGCGGTCGCGATCGACGTCTCGACGCGCGCCAGGGATCCCAAGGTGCGGGCCGATGCCGCCGCGCGCGCGGCGCTGCTGACGCCGATGGCGAAAGGCTATTCCACCGACATCGGCAACGAGGTCGCCTATCTCGGCGTGCAGATCCACGGCGGCATGGGCTTCATCGAGGAGACCGGCGCGGCGCAGCACTATCGCGATGCCCGCATCACCGCCATCTACGAGGGCACCAACGGCATCCAGGCGATCGACCTCGTCACGCGCAAGCTGGCGGCAAATGGCGGCGCTGCCGTGTGGGCGCTGCTCGAGGAGCTCGCGGCCACCATCAAACAGGTCGAGGCCTCCAACGATCCTGCTTTCGGCACCACGGGCGCGAAGCTGCGCGAGGCACTCGAGGCCTTGATGCGCACCAGCAAGTGGCTGCTGGAGCGCGTTGCATCCGCACCGAACGATGCGCTTGCAGGTGCGACGCCTTATCTGCAGCAGTTCGGCGCCACGCTCGGCGGCTGCCTGCTCGCCTCCGAGGCGGTCGCCGCCAAGGCCGACGGCAACACGGACGCCGCGCGCTACGTCTCGCTCGCACGCTTCTTCGCCGAGAACATCACGGTGCAGGCGCCCGCGCTCGAGCGCACGGTGACGGAAAGCGCAGAGTCGGTCGCCGCGGCGGATGCGGTGTTGCTGGGCTAG
- a CDS encoding DUF1254 domain-containing protein, with translation MPAISDVFFRESLFRDFGMKPGDVMVMGKPLVARHEVLTANNQVNYAAMPFDLTAGPLVVEIPASGSDYAIIGEICDNWQAPLVGVGVVGPDAGRGGKYLLIPPGYKDKAPEGYFAVPMEGFRGTMVFRPVVIGKGTMEGSIALAHQTRIYLLSDAAGPKPTKVMDGWSKPWHSLPVYDIIWFKPRQIRQ, from the coding sequence ATGCCGGCCATCAGCGATGTTTTCTTTCGTGAAAGTCTGTTCAGAGACTTTGGCATGAAACCCGGGGACGTGATGGTGATGGGCAAGCCGCTCGTGGCACGCCATGAAGTCCTGACAGCGAACAACCAGGTCAACTACGCGGCAATGCCTTTCGACCTTACGGCGGGACCGCTTGTCGTCGAGATCCCCGCAAGTGGGAGTGACTACGCCATCATCGGCGAGATCTGCGACAATTGGCAGGCGCCACTGGTTGGCGTTGGCGTGGTCGGTCCTGACGCGGGCAGGGGAGGCAAGTACCTCCTCATTCCTCCGGGCTACAAAGACAAGGCACCGGAAGGCTACTTCGCCGTACCGATGGAAGGCTTCCGGGGCACGATGGTCTTCAGGCCAGTGGTCATCGGGAAGGGCACGATGGAAGGGTCCATCGCGCTTGCTCATCAAACCCGCATATATCTGCTGTCGGACGCCGCCGGTCCCAAACCGACCAAAGTCATGGACGGCTGGAGCAAGCCTTGGCACTCGCTGCCGGTGTACGACATCATCTGGTTCAAACCTCGCCAAATTCGTCAATGA
- a CDS encoding enoyl-CoA hydratase-related protein produces MPNGNIVITEERGTRVITLRRPGKKNAITQDMYREMGRAIDTAQNNPDIRCMIITGGSGVFTAGDDIDDFMHADTSRPETLSEGAKFLYSLALNTKPIIAAVDGASIGMGTVMLFHCDYVLASNAATFSAPYIHLGLVPVGAASLLMPNTMGYQRAFAMLVMGRTFSAADAHAAGFVNAVVSPGHTEVEARKVAREICRLPAEAAAISRKLLRTPAEELTRRIDQEGHLFGERLKSEEAVAAFNAFANRKKR; encoded by the coding sequence ATGCCGAATGGCAACATCGTGATCACCGAGGAGCGCGGAACGCGCGTGATCACCCTGCGTCGCCCGGGCAAGAAAAACGCGATCACCCAGGACATGTACCGGGAGATGGGCCGCGCGATCGACACCGCGCAGAACAACCCTGATATCCGCTGCATGATCATCACCGGTGGCTCCGGCGTGTTCACCGCCGGCGACGACATCGACGATTTCATGCACGCCGACACCTCGCGCCCCGAGACGCTGTCGGAGGGCGCAAAATTTCTCTATTCGCTCGCCCTCAATACCAAGCCGATCATCGCAGCCGTGGACGGCGCCTCGATCGGCATGGGTACCGTGATGCTATTCCACTGCGACTATGTGCTAGCCTCGAACGCTGCGACCTTCTCCGCACCCTATATCCATCTCGGACTTGTCCCGGTCGGCGCGGCCAGCCTCTTGATGCCGAACACGATGGGCTACCAGCGCGCCTTCGCGATGCTGGTGATGGGGCGGACTTTTTCCGCCGCAGACGCGCATGCTGCCGGCTTCGTCAACGCCGTTGTGTCGCCGGGACATACCGAGGTCGAGGCGCGCAAAGTGGCGCGCGAGATCTGCCGGCTGCCGGCCGAGGCGGCCGCGATCTCGCGCAAACTGCTACGCACACCGGCCGAAGAGCTCACCCGCCGCATCGACCAGGAAGGCCACCTGTTCGGCGAGCGGCTGAAATCGGAGGAAGCGGTGGCGGCATTCAATGCGTTCGCGAACAGGAAGAAGCGGTAG